A window of the Cicer arietinum cultivar CDC Frontier isolate Library 1 chromosome 6, Cicar.CDCFrontier_v2.0, whole genome shotgun sequence genome harbors these coding sequences:
- the LOC113786336 gene encoding uncharacterized protein, with product MLTKVRKKGTRPSWIGEEAWTGLQAYWEGTSFKNISNQNKTNRASTRGGAVHTSGRKAHIDVAIELSNNLQRDLLPDELFLTTHKRKNGTWVDSRAESTYGTFKKKLEEVQTQIGETSEESGKEVDGGTILKLWTEYAGGRTRGRVYGTGDLSINVRQGCVSLTQHSQNPSNSMTGTSLEAERAARIRAEQIAQDAVSQAQVATKVAEEARERSKKLENDFDALKQFFGDKFDALARQSTGGSSTASHPPSHPHYDHNLDDVSLDEP from the exons ATGCTTACAAAGGTGAGGAAAAAAGGGACTCGACCTAGTTGGATAGGTGAGGAAGCTTGGACTGGTCTTCAAGCATATTGGGAAGGTACATCATTCAAGAACATCTCCAACCAAAATAAGACCAATCGAGCTTCAACAAGAGGCGGGGCTGTCCACACCTCAGGCCGCAAAGCTCATATTGATGTTGCGATTGAGCTT aGCAATAACCTTCAAAGAGATTTACTTCCAGATGAGTTATTTTTGACAACCCACAAGAGAAAAAATGGCACTTGGGTTGATAGTCGCGCAGAATCTACCTAT ggaacatttaaaaaaaaattggaggaaGTACAAACACAGATTGGCGAAACAAGTGAAGAAAGTGGTAAAGAGGTAGATGGAGGGACAATACTTAAGTTATGGACTGAATATGCAGGGGGTCGCACTCGTGGTCGAGTTTATGGTACAGGAGACCTGTCCATTAACGTTCGACAGGGGTGTGTATCGCTTACACAACATTCCCAGAATCCTTCTAATTCTATGACTGGGACGTCTTTAGAAGCGGAGAGGGCAGCTAGAATTAGAGCTGAACAAATTGCTCAGGATGCAGTGTCCCAGGCTCAAGTGGCTACCAAGGTCGCCGAAGAGGCTAGGGAGCGTTCAAAGAAGTTAGAGAATGATTTTGATGCATTAAAGCAATTTTTTGGAGACAAATTTGACGCTTTGGCCCGTCAATCAACTGGTGGATCATCTACTGCGAGTCATCCTCCTTCGCATCCTCATTACGATCATAATTTGGACGATGTGTCGCTTGACGAACCTTAG